One Kineosporia sp. NBRC 101731 DNA segment encodes these proteins:
- a CDS encoding PhzF family phenazine biosynthesis protein, with translation MRRFAQVDVFTSRPGRGNPVAVVLDAEGLADEEMQRLAHWTNLSETTFVLPATRPGADYRVRIFTPGRELPFAGHPTIGTATALLDAGQIPSGSSWTQECGAGLVELRRLDDGALAFAAPAPVAEEPLEDELLLVHALGGVKADQPTVIEIGPRWLTGRVTLEELNSLQLDAQAYAQISEITPDVTLYAVDDSGDLHVRSFFREENRIEEDPVCGSGNACVARHVQLSGLDTALAGGYRAFQGRHRGRDGRISVKLDEGQNWVGGQAVTVISGSIAV, from the coding sequence ATGCGCAGATTTGCCCAGGTGGATGTGTTCACGTCTCGACCCGGCCGGGGTAACCCGGTGGCCGTGGTGCTCGATGCCGAAGGGCTCGCCGACGAGGAGATGCAGCGTCTGGCCCACTGGACCAACCTCTCCGAGACCACCTTCGTGCTCCCGGCGACCCGGCCCGGCGCGGACTACCGGGTGCGGATCTTCACTCCCGGTCGTGAGCTCCCGTTCGCTGGTCACCCCACGATCGGCACGGCCACGGCGCTTTTGGACGCAGGTCAGATCCCCTCCGGTTCGTCATGGACCCAGGAGTGCGGCGCCGGCCTGGTTGAACTGCGGCGCCTGGACGACGGTGCCCTGGCCTTCGCGGCCCCCGCGCCGGTGGCCGAGGAGCCGCTGGAGGACGAGCTGCTGCTGGTGCACGCCCTGGGCGGGGTGAAGGCGGACCAGCCGACGGTGATCGAGATCGGCCCGCGCTGGCTGACCGGCCGGGTGACGCTGGAGGAACTGAACTCCTTGCAGCTGGACGCGCAGGCCTACGCGCAGATCAGCGAGATCACTCCCGACGTGACGCTCTATGCCGTGGACGATTCCGGGGACCTTCACGTGCGGTCCTTCTTCCGCGAGGAGAACCGCATCGAGGAAGACCCGGTGTGCGGCAGCGGGAACGCCTGCGTGGCCCGGCACGTGCAGCTGTCCGGCCTGGACACCGCCCTGGCCGGCGGTTACCGCGCTTTCCAGGGACGGCACCGGGGCCGCGACGGGCGCATCAGCGTGAAGCTGGACGAGGGGCAGAACTGGGTCGGTGGGCAGGCCGTCACCGTGATCTCGGGATCGATCGCCGTATAG